GCGCGCGTTGCCGTAGTTGCGGTTCTCGTTGCAGCCCTCGAAGTGGCCGCGCGCGTCACGCTCCACCGTGCACGGGTCGTCCTTCATGCGCAGGGCTCCGGACTGCACGCCGTGCAGGTAGCCCTGGATGGTGCCCACGTAGGCCACGGTGGAGCGCTGGCTCACCCGCGCGTCCGACAGGAAGTTGGAGGTGAACTTCGCCTGCTCGGTGCCCGTGACGCGCGTCCACCAGGGCGGGGTGGAGCCGCCGCCGATGATGGCCGGCGTGGACAGCTGGACGCCGCCCATGGGCCAGGTGCGCTTCTCGTTCGTGGAGGACGAGCCGTTGCGGCGCTCCCAGCCGTACAGCCAGTTGCGCAGCAGCGCGCGATCCTCGCTGTCGGGCGCGCCGCCGCTGTTGTCCAGGTCGCACACCCAGTGACCGCCGTTGGCCCCACCGCAGTTGGTCGACGAGAAGGCCTCGCCGCCGTTGCTGTCGAGCAGCACGTCCTTGAGCTCGGCCCGGGTGTTGTTGGGCCGCATGGTGATGAGCTTGCGCCAGCCGGTGGGCTCCTCGCTGCGCACGACCTCGCCGAGCTTGCGACCGCCGTCCCACAGCATCTCGCCGCTGGTGGCCGTCGGGGTCTCCGGCTTGTAGAGCTCCTTGAGGTAGAGGTGGCCGCGCTCGGACAGATCCAACCGGCCGTCCACCACGCGGGTGGAGGGCGGAGTCGCGGTGCTCTCGAACCAGGTGCGGCCGGGCGTCTCGTACGCCCCGTACAGGACGGTGTTGGCCACGGTGGAGACGGCCGCGCGCCCGTAGTCACCGGCCTTCATCGCCTTGTAGGACACGTTGATGTTGCGGATGGTGGGCTGGCAGGTGTCGTCCTTGCTGCGCATGATGGAGCGCCAGCACAGCTGCGAGCCGGTGAGGCTGCGCTGCAGGAAGTCCCGGATGGTCGCCGACGAGTCGCGCTGCGCGCCACTCGTCGGGGGCTCATCCAGCGGCACGTCCGTCCAGGTGGGGTACTCGTTGACCGACAGGGTGGGGTTGGTCGTGCCGCAGTTGGCCGTGCACACCTTGCAGTCGAGCGCGACCTGGTAGGTGATGCGCGGCCGATCCTCCGCGGGACGGGTCCGGCAGTGGGCCGGATTGGTGGAGCTGTAATAGGGCTCGTCCACCGCCCGGAACGTCACCTCGGTGATGGTGTAGTCCTGGGAGATGCTCGGGGACAGATCGCCCGAGACCACGGCCGAGCGCACCACGCCGCCGTTGGACTTGTGGATCATGAAGCTCACGTCGTTGAAGTCGCGGTCACCGCCGCCGGACAGGTCCTCGAAGCCGAGGATCCACCGGTACTTGTCGGTGGAGGGGGCGCCCACCAGGACGTGGGGCAGCACGCTGCGGCCGCTCGTCGTGTCGGCCTTCACGTAGGCCTTCTCGTGCGGCATGTTCAGATTGCGGTAGGCCGGCTGCGTCTGCAGGCGGTTGAGCGTGGCCTGGTCCAGCCAGCCCTCGAGCGACTCACCCGTCTGGTTGCAGGTCCCCGAACCATACGCGCATCCGATGTCGCGCTTGGCCACCACGGAGATGTTGTTGCCCGCCGCGTCACTCGCGGTGGAGGGGGCCAGGGCGTTCTGATCCATGTTCAGCAACGTCTTGGAGAAGAAGACCACCGTGGGGCTGACGAGGTGGAGCTTGCAGGCGCCTCCTGGGGTGGTGGAGTCGAAGCTCAGGCAGGGATACACCTGCGGAGACGAGCCGCCCGGAGCGTGGTTGGGGCCGCCCCAGGACACCATGTAGAAGACGATCTCCTGGTCGCCCTCGATCTCTCCCAGGTTGACCGTGCGGTCGCGCTCCTCGTTGAGGGTGTTGTCCGGAGCGGTGGCCAGGGGCCGGCCATCCTGGTCGTAGGCGGAGACGTTGTAGTCGGGGATGCCGTTGAACTGGTCCGAGGTGTCATTCGCCGGCGTCATGCTGTTGTAGACGCTGGTGTCGCCATCGTCGTCGGAGTGGAGGAAGACGAGATGACCGATGCCCCGGCCTTTTTCAGTGCTCGTGGCGCCCGACCTCTTGTTCTTGTTGTCGAGCGGCTCCAGGAGGTTGGGGATGGTGGGGTAGAGCCCCTGATCGCTGAACTGGGTGCCGGAGCGGCCAGCCGAGGGCGCCTGGCCCACGGTGGCGACCGTGATGTTCCGGCTGGTCTGGCCAGGGCGGGCGTCCTTCAGGGAGACGGTCGAGTTGTACGTCGCGTTGCAGTCCTTGGCGGCCAGCTCCGGCTCGAAGAATGTCTTCCCATTGAAGGTGAAGGTCCGCGTCGGGCAGCGGCGGGTGGTGCCGCCGATGTAGTCGCGGGTCGTGGACATCGAGTAGAGGTCCTCGTGGAAGTCCGCGATGCCGTTGTTGTCGGTGTCCGCCAGCTTGTCGTCGCTGCTGTCGCCCGGGGTGCCGTTGACGTTGATGTAACCGCGGGCGACGAGGTCTTTGTAATAGAAGTAGCCGAGCGCGGCGGAGTTGCCGGCGGACTCGTACAGGTAGCTGACGCTCACCTGCTGGGTGAAGGGGAAGTAGATGCGCTCGGTGTTGAGCACCTCGAGGTTGGTGTTCAACCGGATCGCGGGCGGGCTGTCGTTGGTGAGGGTGACGGACGTCCAGTCGAAGCCGGCCGTGGGGCTGAAGTCCGGCTGACGGTCCTGTCCCGTGGTGTCGTGGCAGAGGGCCACCATGGCCCCGCCACCACCGGTTCCACCAGTCTGGGCCGTGGCGGCCGAGGCGCACAGCAGCGCCACCATCAATGTCTTACGAGGCGCGTGCATTTCAGTTCCTCTTGGGGGGGGTCTGCGCGCCGGGGGCCGGGGTGGCCGGCGTCTGGGCGCTGCGCAGGTAGGAGATGAGGTCGCTGACGTACTGAGGCTGCAGCTGACGCGGATCGCACTGCGTGTCCGCGCGCACCTTCCAGGGGTCCTTCACCCACTTGCGTAGCTCGGTGCCGGAGTGGGTGCTCAGCCAGAGGGAGAGGTTGGCCGGGGCGGTGGCGTTCTTTCCGTCCGCACGGGCGGGCTCCGCCACGTGGCACTGCGCGCACGCTGCCTCGAAGGCCTTCTTGCCGAAATCGGCGTCGCCCGCGCTCGCCGGGAGGGCCAGCAGGAGCGGGAGGAGCAGGAAGGGTCGGTTCATCACGAGCCTCGGAATACCGGTGGGGGGGTGGGGGCGGGGGGGAACTTCAGAAGGTGGTGCCTTGGGCGATGTTGGGGGGCGACACGTCCAGCGACGAGCCCGACGTCTTGTCCGAGCCGCCGAGCTTCTGGCCGCCGTAGCCGCTGGCCGCCTGCGACGACAACCCCGCGGCCACGAGGACGCGCACCACCGACCTCGCGAGCACCACGCCGCCCTTCCCCTGCACCTCGCCCATGGACACCAGCCAGACGGACTTGTTGGTATCATCGCGGCGACCGTCGTTCGGGTTGCTTGGGTCGTCCTTGTCGTCGTCGTCGTCGTGCACGAAGACGCGGTAGAAGACCGTGGACTGCTCGGGGAAGGAGACGTAGGGGCGGCCGTTCGGATCGCGCATCTCCCGCAGGGGCGTCGCGAAGCTGGAGTCCAGCGCCTGGCCCGTGCCCGACAGCAGGCTGTAGCGGGTGAGGGGGAGCACCTCGTACCAATGGGCGCCGTTGCCCGGGAAGTCGGGCTCATTCACCGCCCCGTCCAGGCCGTTGCCGCTCGAGTAGATGTCGCCCAGCTTGGCCATCACCGCGTTGAAGTTGGTGGCGTTCGCGCTGCTGCCCAGCAACGTGGTGAGCACCTCGCGCCCTTCCGCCAGACCCGCCTCGGCGGCGAAGAAGGCCTCGCGCGCACGCCGCTCACCGCCTTGCAGCTCGCTCTCCTGGCTGACGATGCGCAAGCTCACCAGCGTGGCCGCGGTCACCACCGCCAATGTCCCGAGAGCCACCAGCAACGTCATTCCACGCGGATGTCGACGATGTAGGCGAACCTGTTTCATCCTGGGCTCTCTCCAAACGGGAATAAAACGGGATATTCGATCATCCCGTTCGTTTCCAGTATGTCAAGAACCGAATGGGTGACCAAGCCCGTAGGGCAGTTTTATTGGTAGCCGACACTTCCGCGCGGAGCCTGGAGCGGAGGGTACCCGGGTCGCCACACGACATCCGGGGTCGTCTCAAGGGGTGAGAAAAAAGAGGGCCGCCCCTCGGAGTCAGAGCATCTTGCCGGGGTTGAGGAGGCCGAGCGGATCGAGCGCGGACTTGATGGCGTGGTGGAGCCGCAGGGACTCGGGGCCGAGCTGAGCGGCGAGGAAGGGGCGCTTGAGGGCGCCGACCCCGTGCTCGCCGGTGATGGTGCCGCCCATGTCGAGCACCACGCGGAGGATGTCGTCGAAGGCCGCCTTGGCCCGCCCCACCGCGTCCGGATCGTTCCGGTCGAAGACGAGGGTGGGGTGCATGTTCCCATCGCCCGCGTGGCCGAACGTGCCGATGAGCACGCCGCGCCGCTCGGCGATGAGCTCGACCGCCGCGAGCAGCTCGGCGATGCGCGAGAGCGGCACGCCCACGTCATCGAGCAGTGTCGCCCCCTGGCGCTCGAGCGCGGGAAAGGCGAGCCGGCGCGCCACGAGCAGCAGCTCGCCCTCGGCCTCGTCGGCGGAGTGCGCGACGAAGGTGGCCCCGGCGGCCTCGCAGGCGGCCACCATCCGCGTGCACTCCGCCACGCCCTGCTCACCCCCGGCATCGGAGCGCGCCAGCAGGAGCGCCGCGGACTCGACGTCCAGACCCAGGGGCTTGAAGGACTCCACGGCGCGCACCGTGGTCCGGTCCATGAGCTCGAGCACGGAGGGGCGGGTGCTCGCCATGATCTCCGTGACGGCCGCGCCGGCCCCGACGAGCGTCGGGAACGAGGCGACGAGCGTCGTGGCCGGGGGAGGGCGCGGGCGCAGCCGCAGCGTGGCCTCGGTGACGACGCCGAGCGTGCCCTCGGAGCCGACGAAGAGCCGGGTGAGATCATATCCGGCGACGTTCTTGACCGTGCGGCCACCGGTGCGCACGACGGAGCCATCCGCGAGCACGGCCTCCAGCCCGAGCACGGCATCCCCGGTCACGCCGTACTTCACGCAGCACAGACCGCCGGCATTGGTGGCGACGTTGCCGCCGATCGTCGAGAACTCCCAGCTCGCGGGATCCGGCGCGTACCAGAGCCCGTGCTCCGCCGCGGCCGCCTTGAGCGCGCCGTTGAGCACGCCCGGCTGGACGACGGCGAGCAGGCCGCGCCGGTCGATCTCCAGGATGCGGTTCATCCGCGTGAGCGAGAGCACGATGCAGCCGTCCGTGGCGTTCGCGCCGCCCGACAACCCCGAGCCCGCTCCTCGGGCGACCACCGGCACGCGCAGGGCCGCCGCCACGCGCAGCACGGCCTGGACCTCGGCCGTCGAGGCCGGACGGACGAGGACCCCCGGGACACCCGCCGCGGCCCATCCAGCCTGGTCGTGGCGGTGCGCTTCGAGCACGTCGGGATCGGTGACGAGGCCCTCGGGGGGCAGGACGGACGCGAGCTCGCGGATCAGGTTCACGCTCATCGGCCCGTCACGCTACCACGGGGATGCTCAGGCCTCGGCGGTGATCACCCACTCGGCGAGCCCCTGGACCAGCTTCCGGGCCTGCTCGCGCGAAGGCAGCCCGGCGAGCCGGACGAACTCCTCCTGCTCGACGCTCTCCTCCACCTCGCGCTGAAGGGTGCGCAGGGCCTCGCGGCGCGCCTCCTGGATGCGCCGCCGCGCCGCCTCGTCCAGCCGGCTCAGGGCCCACGCGTCGATCTCCCAGGACAGCTCGGCGTGCCGCAGCTCGTCCGGAGCGATGCGGGCCAGGGACTGGCGCACCTCCGAGTCTCCGGCGCACCGGGCCTGCCACCCGGCGAGCAGCGCGCCGAACGTCTCGCGCACGCACCCCTCCACGGCGTTCTCCAGCGCCAGCCGCTCCAGGGCGCGCGGCTGGAAGGGCTCGACCTCCACGGTGGGCACGGGGGCTCCGTGCCGCTCGGCCAGGGTGCCCATGGCCTGCGCATGCCGCACCTCGTCCGCGGCGGCGCGGCGGGCCGCGCGCACCAGGCGGGCCGGTGCCCCGTGTGCTTCCAGCTCCCGCGCGAGCCGCTCGAAGGCGGGGACGGAGGCGGCCTCCAGGTGGGCCATGCTCGCGAACAGCGCCCCGAGCGCGGACACACGGCCGTCCACGGAGCCGTCGCTGAGCAGGCCCTCGGGACGGCGGCCCTCGCACAGGAAGGTGACGGTACACGTCACCGTCTCGGGCGTGCCGCCATCACCGCTCTGGAGGCTGCAGGGCCCCGGGGGGTTGTCCTGGGGGGCCGCGAGGACGCACAGCTGCTCGCAGGACGCGCCCGGCTCGGGCGTACCGCCATCGGCCAGTTGGAGGTCCGCGATGCGGAACGTCTGGTTGACCTTGGACGGCTCGCCCGTGCCTTCGCCCGCGGGGCCGCACGAGCTCGTGTACATGTTGCAACCGAGCAGCGGGAGGGCGGGGGCGGCGAGCAGCAACCGGGCGAGGGTACGGCGGAGCATCCTGCGGGACATGGACACCTCGAGCATTCACGACCTGCCGGCCCACAGGCGCCCGAGAGTCTGTCACATCTCGCGCCGGGGTGAAGCCCCGAAGCGAGCGCGTCGTTCGCGGGCTCAGCGCTTGAAGCGCTCCACGGTGGAGGTCTCGGTGAAGGCCCCGTTGGAGCCGCCGCCCGTCACCAGCACCTCACCGGTGTGGAGCAGCGTCGCGGCGTGGCCCCAGCGCGACTGCTGCATGGGGCTCGTCGGCAGCCACGAGTTCGTCGACGGATCGTACAGGGCCGCGTTGGCCGTGCCGTTGCCCGCCACCAGCACCTCGCCCGAGAAGAGCAGCGTCGCGGTGAGATCGCCCCCCGACACCGGGCAGGGGGGCACCGGGAGCCACGTCTCGTTGTACGGGTTGAACAGCTCCGCCGTGCCAGCGGTGTCGCCACCGACGACCAGCACGTAGCCCGAGTAGAGCTCGACCGCGACGTGGTAGGCGCGCGACTGCTGCATGGGGGGCGCCGGCGTCCAGGTGTCCGTGGCCGGGTCGTACAGCTCCGTCGAGTTGCCCGGGCCGGACCACGAGCCGCCCGTCACCAGCACCTTGCCCGAGAAGAGGACCGTGGAGGTGTGGCCCTCGCGCTTCTCGTTCATGTAGCTGGCGATGCTCCAGGAGTCCGTGGCCGGGTCGTACACCTTCGCGTCCCGCGTGACATGGATGGAGCCGTAGTTGCCGCCCGTCACCAGCACCTTGCCCGAGTCCAGCAGCACGGCGGAGTGGCCGATCCGGCCTCCCAGGGTATTGGCCGTGTTGTTCCACGTATCCGTGGCCGGGTCATACACCTCCGCGGTGTCGGGCAGCCCGGGGCCCGCCGACGAGATGTGGCGGCCACCGGCGACCAGCACCTTGCCCGACGCGAGCAGCGTCGCGGTGTGGTCGTAGCGCGACTTCTTCATGAACCCCGCGGGGCGCCAGCTGTCCGTGTACGGGTTGTAGAGCTGCCCGCGCACCACGGTGCCCGCGCTGTCGTAGCCGCCCGCCACCAGCACCTCGCCCGAGTTGAGCAGGGTGGCGGTGTGGGACTGCTCCTCGGTGAACATGGGCCTGTTGCTGCTCCAACCTCCCAGTGTGGTGAGGGCCGACTCGTGCGTCTTCAACGCGGCGTCGGAGGCCGGCGCGGGGGCCTCGGGCTGGCAACCCGTGACGAGCGAAACGACACCGGCCATCAGCAATGACAAACGAAGCGTCTTCTGCATGGACACCACTCCCTGGGGTAGGTCGCGGCCCCCACGGCCCGGGCTCGCGCGAGGGCAGACTAGAGGGAAGGCTCTGGCATGCAAGGCAATTGGTAGTACCTGGAAATTCTCGCTCTCCAGGAGTGCCCCGGCACTAAAACGGGCCCACATGCAACCCCCCGGTGACGCCTGCCTGTCCGCCCCATCCTTTGCTTGACATTCCCTCCCCCCCCGGGGTTAGTTAGTTTGCGTTCACTAACTTATCTCGGGCCGAGGAAATACCCCTCCATGAGGGGCACGGCGACGGGAGCACGGTATGCGGAAACTTCATCGACAGGGCAGGACGGGCACGGCGCCGGTGTACAAGGTGCTGGTGGCGGGTGGGCTGGTGCTGACGCTGGGCGCTGGCTGCGGAACGCGGGTGGACGCCGCGCAGAGCAAGAAGGGGCAGCAGCAGGCCTCGGCGCAGGAGTCCGCGGTGAAGGCGGACACGGTGCAGGTCGGCGAGGCGAAGGTGCCGCGCTTCCTCACGCTCACCGGCTCCCTGTCGGCGTTCGAGGACTCGGACGTGGCGGCCGGTGCCATGGGCAAGGTGGTATCCGTGCACGTCGAGCGCGGCTCGGTGGTGAAGAAGGGCGACGTGCTGGTGAAGCTCGATGGGCGCTCGGCCACGGCGAGCCTCGAGGAGGCGCGGGCCCAGCTCTCCCTGGCGAAGTCCCAGCAGCAGCTGGCCGACGCCGACTGCGCGCGCAGCGAGAGGCTCTCCAAGGAGGGCAGCATCTCCTCCGCGGATTTCGACCGCTCCCAGGCCCAATGCCGCAACGCGGCGGCCCAGGTCGCCTCCGCCACCGCGCGCCTGTCCATGCTGGAGATCAGCATGACGGATACCACCATCCGCGCCCCCTTCGATGGGGTGGTGTCCGAGCGCGTGGTGTCCGTGGGTGAGTACGTCCGGCAGGACTCGAAGGTGGTGACGCTGGTGGCGTTGGATCCGCTGCGGCTGTCGCTCACCGTGCCGGAGTCCTCGGCGGCCTTCATCCAGAAGGATCAGTCGGTGGAGTTCACCCTGACGGCGGCGCCCAACGTGGTGCACAAGACGAAGGTGTCCTTCGTGGGCGCGGGCCTGCGCAACGGCACCCGGGACCTGGTGGTGGAGGCGCTCGTGCCCAACAAGGACCGCGCGCTGCTGCCGGGCCAGTTCGCCACCGCGAAGGTGCAGCTGGGCGAGCAGCAGTTGCCGGTGGTGCCGCGCTCGGCGGTGCTGGAGGACGGCGCGCGCCGCAAGCTCTTCGTGGTGAGCGACGGGCGGCTGGAGGAGCGCTTCGTCCAGGTGAGCGAGTCCTCCTCGGATTCGCTGGGTGTGATGGCGGGCGTGCGCGTGGGCGAGCGCGTGGTGGCGGTGGCGCGGGAAGACCTGCGCGACGGCCAGAAGCTGCAGTAGGCGAGGACACCTCTCATGCAATGGCTAGCCAGTATCTGTGTCCGTAAGCCCGTCTTCGCGACGGTGCTCATCCTGCTGATCTGCGTGCTCGGCATCGCCGGGTACGTGAAGCTCACCGTCGACCGCTTCCCCAAGCTCGACTTCCCCACCGTGGTGGTGATCACGCGCCTGCCCGGCTCCTCTCCCGAGGAGATGGAGACGGACGTCACCGAGAAGGTCGAGGAGGCGGTCAATACCATCTCCGGCATCGACGAGATGTCCTCCATCACCGCGGAGGGCGTCAGCCAGGTCATCGTCACGTTCGTTCTGGAGAAGAACGTGGACGTGGCCGTGCAGGAGGTGCGCGACCGCATCAACCAGATCACCTACGAGCTGCCGCGCGACGTGGAGACGCCGCTGGTGCAGAAGTTCGATCCGGACGCCGTGCCGGTCATCATCCTGGCGGTCCAGGGTGAGAAGCCCGTGCGCGAGCTCACCGAGTACGCGGACCGCGTGCTGCGCCGCCGGCTGGAGACGGTGCCGGGCGTGGGCCAGGTGTCGCTCATCGGTGGCCGCAAGCGCCAGGTGAACGTGTGGATGGACCCGGTGAAGATGCGCGCGGCGGGCGTGAGCTCGGCGGACGTGCAGCGGGCGCTGTCCGGGCAGAACATGTCGATGCCGGGCGGAAGCATCGAGACGGGTCCGGAGCGCCTCACCCTGCGTCTGCGCGGGCGCGTCTCCAGCGTGGAGGAGCTGGGCCAGCTCGTGCTGCGCGAGAGCAACGGCCACATCCTGCGCGTGCAGGACGTGGCCCGGGTCGAGGACGGCCAGGTGGAGGCGGACACGGCGGCCGTGCGTGATGGCAAGCCGGCGGTGCTCCTGTCCATCCGCAAGCAGTCCGGTGAGAACACCGTGGCCCTGGTGCAGGAGGTGCGCCGCCGCGTGGGTGAGCTCAGCCAGACGCTGCCGGCGGGCTACTCGCTGGAAGTGGTGCGCGATAACTCGGAGACCACCATCACCAGCGTGAACGCGGTGAAGGAGCACCTGCTGCTGGGCGGCGTCTTCGCCGCGCTGGTGGTGCTGCTGTTCCTGGGCAGCTGGCGCAGCACCCTCATCGCCGCGCTCGCCATTCCCACCTCCATCATCGGCACCTTCGCGCTGATGAACGCGGCGGGGCTCAACCTCAACACCATCAGCCTGCTGGCGCTCGCGCTGGCGGTGGGCATCGTCATCGACGACGCCATCGTGGTGCTGGAGAACATCCACCGCTTCATCCACGAGAAGAAGCTCAAGCCCTTCCCGGCGGCCATCCTGGCCACGAAGGAGATCGGCCTCGCGGTGCTCGCGACCACGCTGTCGCTCATCGCGGTGTTCCTCCCGGTGGCCTTCATGGGAGGCATCCCCGGCCGCTTCCTGAGCAGCTTCGGCTGGACGATGGCCTTCTCCATCGCCGTGTCGCTGCTGGTGTCCTTCACGCTCACGCCCATGCTGTGCGCGCGCTGGCTGGTGGGGGGCTCCGCGGCTCCTGATCACGGCCACCACCGCAAGCCGCTGCTCGAGCGCGTCACCGACGTGGTCTACATGCCCCTCGAGCGCGCCTACGAGCGCGCCCTGCGCTGGGTGATGGCGCACCGCTGGGTGATGGTGGTGGCGTCGGTGGTCACGCTCGGCTCCTGCATGCCCCTCATGAAGGCGGTGCCCACGGGCTTCCTCCCCAAGAGCGACGAGGCCCAGTACCAGGTGACCATCCGCATGCCGGAGGGCACCAGCCTGGACTCCACCCTCCTGGTGTCCGAACGCGTGGCGCGGGAGATCCGCGAGAAGATGCCCGAGTTGACGCGCTCCACGCTCGTCACCATCGGCGACAGCGCGGACAAGACCCCCAACGTGGCCGGCATCTTCGTGAGGATCGTCGACCCGGATCAGCGCCAGGAGACCCAGGACGACATCATGAACCGGGTGCGCCAGGAGATCACCTCCAAGCTGCCCAAGCAGTACCGGGTGAGCGTGTCCAACGCGCCCCTCTTCAGCGGCGCCGGCACGCAGGCCGCGGTCCAGTACGTGGTGACGGGCCCCGACTTCGACGAGCTGGGCAAGCAGGCCAGCGTGCTGCTGGAGAAGATGAAGCAGATCCCCGGCGTGGTGGACGCGGACAGCAACCTCATCGTCGGCAAGCCCGAGGTGAGCGCGTACATCGACCGCTCGCGTGCCGCGGACCTGGGCGTGCAGGTGCCCGACGTGGCCAGCACCCTGCAGATGCTGGTGGGCGGCTTCGACGTGTCCACCTACGTGGAGAACGGCAACCTGTACGACGTGCGCCTGCGCGCCGAGCCGGGCTCGCGCGACAGCGTGGAGGCGCTCGGGCAGGTGACCGTGCCCTCCATGCGGCTGGGCGCCGTGCCCCTGACGGACGTGGTGAAGCTGCAGCACGAGGAGGGTCCCTCGCAGATCAACCGCATGAACCGCCAGCGGCAGATCATGCTCTCGGCCAACACCGCGCCGGGCGTGAGCACGGGTACGGTCGTGGAGCAGTTCAACAAGGTCATCGAGGAGACGAAGCTGCCGGCCGGCTACGTGGCCAAGCCCGCGGGTCAGTCCCGCGAGATCGCCCGCACGGCCATCAACTTCCTCATGGCCTTCGCGCTGGCCTTCATCTTCATGTACCTGATCCTCGCCGCGCAGTTCGAGTCGTGGATCCACCCCATCACCATCCTCGTCTCCCTGCCGCTCACCGTGCCCTTCGCGCTGGTGTCGCTGCTCATCTTCAGGCAGTCGCTCGACCTGTACTCGATGCTCGGCCTGCTGGTGCTCTTCGGCGTGGTGAAGAAGAACTCGATTCTGCAGATCGACCACACCAACCAGCTGCGGCGCGAGGGTCTGCCCCGGCTGGAGGCCATCGTCCACGGAAGCAAGGACCGGTTGCGCCCCATCCTCATGACCACCCTGTCCTTCGTGGCGGGCATGATTCCCCTGCTGCTGTCCAAGGGCGTGGGCGCGAGCTTCAACCAGGCCACCGCGGGCGTGGTGGTGGGTGGTCAGACGCTGTCGCTGGTGCTCACGCTGTTGATGACGCCGGTGGTTTACTCGCTGTTCGATGACGCCTCGGCATGGTTCAGCCGCAAGTTCGGCTCCAAGCGCTCGCCCGAGGAGACGGGCGAGGCCGAGGTAGCCCGGGCCTACGGCGGTGGTCACCTGACCGAGCTGCGGCCCTCGAATGATCAGGAGGCGGCATGATTGCCCTGCTCGCACTGACACTGACCGTGAGCGCCGCGACGCCGGTGCTCACCCTGGATGAGGCGCTCCAAGCCGCGCGCGACAACAACCTGGACCTGCAGGTGGCGCGCGCCCGGCTGGAGCAATCGAGGCTCCTGTCCAACCGGGCGTGGGCGGCCTACCTGCCCACGGTCTCCGTGGGCGGCAGCTACACCCGTAACTCCAACGAGGCGGTGGTGGCGTTGCCCGGTGGGCCGGAGATCGTCATCCAGCCGTACGACCAGTTCGCCGCCCAGGCGGAAATCCGGCAGGCGATCCTCGCGCCGTCCCTGATTCCCGCCATCCGCAACGCGGGCATCGCCGAGGACGTGGCGGAGCTGAACACGGAGAACGCGCGGCGGGAGATCCTCTTCGCCGTGGCCCAGGCCTACTTCGGGGCCGCGAGCTACCAGGAGGCCATCCGCGCCGCGGAGTTCCTGCTGCAGGTCAACCAGGCGCGCGAGCAGGACACGCAGAAGCGCTTCGACGCGGGCACGGTGACGCGGGTGGCGCTCCTCCGGGCGCAGCTCGACCGGGCGCGCGCCGAGCAGGACCTGGTGCGGGCCCGCAACGCCTTCGCCTCCTCGCGGCTGGCGCTCGCCACGCTCATCCAGCGCAACGCGGACTTCTCGCTGCAGTTGCCGCCGGTGCCACAGGTGCCGGCCGAGAGCGACGAGGAGCTCATCAAGCAGGGTCTGGAGCAGCGGCCGGACGTGGCCGCCGCGCGGCGCAACCTGGATCTGGCCATGGGCCGCCGCACGGGCGTGTGGTTCTCGTACGCTCCCTCGGTGGGGTTCTCGGGTGTCTACCGCCTCAGCAACGCGGCGGGCTTCACGGGGCAGAACGACTCGTGGGCGTTGACGCTCAGCGCGCAGTGGACGCTGTGGGACGGCGGCATCCGGGAGATCAACCTGCGCGAGGAGTCCGCCCGCGTGGCGGAGGCCTCGGCGCAGCAGAAGCAGGCGGAGGCGCGCACGGTGGAAGAGGTGTCGCGCGCCCGGCTGGACTACGAGAACGCCAAGGCCAACCTGTCCAAGGCCGAGGAGGCCCTGGCGCTGGCGCGTGAGACGCAG
This is a stretch of genomic DNA from Archangium violaceum. It encodes these proteins:
- a CDS encoding FAD-binding oxidoreductase; translation: MSVNLIRELASVLPPEGLVTDPDVLEAHRHDQAGWAAAGVPGVLVRPASTAEVQAVLRVAAALRVPVVARGAGSGLSGGANATDGCIVLSLTRMNRILEIDRRGLLAVVQPGVLNGALKAAAAEHGLWYAPDPASWEFSTIGGNVATNAGGLCCVKYGVTGDAVLGLEAVLADGSVVRTGGRTVKNVAGYDLTRLFVGSEGTLGVVTEATLRLRPRPPPATTLVASFPTLVGAGAAVTEIMASTRPSVLELMDRTTVRAVESFKPLGLDVESAALLLARSDAGGEQGVAECTRMVAACEAAGATFVAHSADEAEGELLLVARRLAFPALERQGATLLDDVGVPLSRIAELLAAVELIAERRGVLIGTFGHAGDGNMHPTLVFDRNDPDAVGRAKAAFDDILRVVLDMGGTITGEHGVGALKRPFLAAQLGPESLRLHHAIKSALDPLGLLNPGKML
- a CDS encoding DUF4114 domain-containing protein; protein product: MHAPRKTLMVALLCASAATAQTGGTGGGGAMVALCHDTTGQDRQPDFSPTAGFDWTSVTLTNDSPPAIRLNTNLEVLNTERIYFPFTQQVSVSYLYESAGNSAALGYFYYKDLVARGYINVNGTPGDSSDDKLADTDNNGIADFHEDLYSMSTTRDYIGGTTRRCPTRTFTFNGKTFFEPELAAKDCNATYNSTVSLKDARPGQTSRNITVATVGQAPSAGRSGTQFSDQGLYPTIPNLLEPLDNKNKRSGATSTEKGRGIGHLVFLHSDDDGDTSVYNSMTPANDTSDQFNGIPDYNVSAYDQDGRPLATAPDNTLNEERDRTVNLGEIEGDQEIVFYMVSWGGPNHAPGGSSPQVYPCLSFDSTTPGGACKLHLVSPTVVFFSKTLLNMDQNALAPSTASDAAGNNISVVAKRDIGCAYGSGTCNQTGESLEGWLDQATLNRLQTQPAYRNLNMPHEKAYVKADTTSGRSVLPHVLVGAPSTDKYRWILGFEDLSGGGDRDFNDVSFMIHKSNGGVVRSAVVSGDLSPSISQDYTITEVTFRAVDEPYYSSTNPAHCRTRPAEDRPRITYQVALDCKVCTANCGTTNPTLSVNEYPTWTDVPLDEPPTSGAQRDSSATIRDFLQRSLTGSQLCWRSIMRSKDDTCQPTIRNINVSYKAMKAGDYGRAAVSTVANTVLYGAYETPGRTWFESTATPPSTRVVDGRLDLSERGHLYLKELYKPETPTATSGEMLWDGGRKLGEVVRSEEPTGWRKLITMRPNNTRAELKDVLLDSNGGEAFSSTNCGGANGGHWVCDLDNSGGAPDSEDRALLRNWLYGWERRNGSSSTNEKRTWPMGGVQLSTPAIIGGGSTPPWWTRVTGTEQAKFTSNFLSDARVSQRSTVAYVGTIQGYLHGVQSGALRMKDDPCTVERDARGHFEGCNENRNYGNARELFAYLPRKLLPNYVDSYLRQGNGKRATVDASPSVADVDLGFGPYVATGGNTSTQPAWTIGNSPGPTEGAKTVLVSPTGPSLSVVFALDITDPSHPSYPQPMWEFDMASDAVSMSGVSDAPTSVTAMTVEDAFADLDADLVPDTRGSRHSTPIVRMDFGAQGGRKWVAVVGTDYVPNAGTAGALYLLDMKTGQPVQVAGTKAASRLAGVVPLAQGEGVGGEPAAVDANEDGSYDLLYAATTGGKLFRISTTQVDPERGLGETFKVCELADVKEKLTAEGRSDANHQGIYSSISVRLQAGAAGKVVRVYLGTANNPDISNEPADLANPRPHGYVLAYEDANPTATTCIDATHLWTQQLGEGQLVWGGVAIAGDSVYTTTAVGKAANACELSATDSGNFYAFASATGAAMPNSGTSLGGHGLSTPVVHDEHLIMLTADGKVMVKGDPAKWNNQTATTNSGPVRIRLWDASASGRLQP
- a CDS encoding c-type cytochrome — encoded protein: MNRPFLLLPLLLALPASAGDADFGKKAFEAACAQCHVAEPARADGKNATAPANLSLWLSTHSGTELRKWVKDPWKVRADTQCDPRQLQPQYVSDLISYLRSAQTPATPAPGAQTPPKRN
- a CDS encoding Kelch repeat-containing protein → MQKTLRLSLLMAGVVSLVTGCQPEAPAPASDAALKTHESALTTLGGWSSNRPMFTEEQSHTATLLNSGEVLVAGGYDSAGTVVRGQLYNPYTDSWRPAGFMKKSRYDHTATLLASGKVLVAGGRHISSAGPGLPDTAEVYDPATDTWNNTANTLGGRIGHSAVLLDSGKVLVTGGNYGSIHVTRDAKVYDPATDSWSIASYMNEKREGHTSTVLFSGKVLVTGGSWSGPGNSTELYDPATDTWTPAPPMQQSRAYHVAVELYSGYVLVVGGDTAGTAELFNPYNETWLPVPPCPVSGGDLTATLLFSGEVLVAGNGTANAALYDPSTNSWLPTSPMQQSRWGHAATLLHTGEVLVTGGGSNGAFTETSTVERFKR